The following are from one region of the Elgaria multicarinata webbii isolate HBS135686 ecotype San Diego chromosome 13, rElgMul1.1.pri, whole genome shotgun sequence genome:
- the AUNIP gene encoding aurora kinase A- and ninein-interacting protein, whose amino-acid sequence MKRKSRSPAEKQHETCDVWLDTSSLKRRKLQNLIGKPGLRVANRLSYSTPTKVSLPFTKQTTISTFFSVQQAEEKKTNTHKRLLTVASNSASNLKDHELPSREKAPLPASSQPLDLEEWSQQKTQGVCLPPWCSAPTQAQSNSCILPDTKGKVSVAERGDPLSLDLIQHLEQKRVLDHAAISYSPLIEQNGGRKRETNTTLFPLDSQHLQIVSSRRTKAQRKHRCPSSNSENIDPQLEKSITKMKTLKSFNITASGLCLKTNDAISNSDEGHETSHVDVASLLFTQDSEGHKVISNCFFRGQGEPSLQKKPLRHKSSTVSSPSYTECSGACYSAERGPHIDPGMRLSVLTDVSQKSCYDLLFTEDSEGNRVIKH is encoded by the exons AACCTAATAGGTAAGCCCGGATTAAGGGTGGCGAATCGACTCTCTTATTCTACTCCAACAAAAGTGTCTCTTCCATTCACTAAACAAACCACCATTTCCACTTTCTTCAGTGTTCAACAAGCAG AGGAGAAGAAAACCAACACCCATAAAAGGCTATTGACTGTTGCATCCAACAGTGCCTCCAACCTGAAAGACCATGAACTGCCTAgcagggagaaagccccattgccAGCTTCTTCTCAGCCACTGGACTTGGAAGAGTGGAGCCAACAGAAAACGCAAGGCGTATGCCTTCCCCCTTGGTGTTCTGCCCCTACTCAAGCCCAAAGTAACAGCTGTATCCTGCCAGATACCAAGGGAAAAGTCTCTGTTGCAGAGCGGGGAGACCCTCTCTCCTTGGACTTAATTCAGCACCTAGAACAAAAGAGGGTTCTTGATCATGCAGCTATTTCTTATTCTCCTTTGATAGAGCAAAATGGTGGtcggaagagagaaacaaacacaACCTTGTTTCCGCTGGATAGTCAACACCTGCAGATAGTTTCAAGTAGAAGAACCAAGGCTCAGAGAAAACACAGATGCCCATCCTCTAATTCTGAGAATATAGATCCTCAGCTGGAGAAAAGTATAACAAAAATGAAGACTTTGAAGAGTTTTAATATAACTGCATCTGGACTCTGTCTGAAAACCAATGATGCCATTTCTAATTCTGATGAAGGGCATGAGACCAGCCACGTAGATGTAGCAAGTCTCCTGTTCACCCAGGACTCCGAGGGTCACAAAGTCATTTCTAACTGTTTTTTTCGTGGACAAGGTGAACCGTCTTTGCAAAAGAAGCCTCTTCGGCACAAAAGTAGCACAGTATCGAGCCCTTCTTATACGGAGTGCTCTGGGGCTTGTTATTCTGCAGAGAGAGGGCCCCACATAGATCCAGGCATGAGATTGTCTGTTCTAACAGACGTTAGTCAGAAGTCATGTTATGACTTGCTATTCACAGAGGATTCAGAAGGCAATAGAGTCATTAAACACTAA